A window of the Nitrosococcus wardiae genome harbors these coding sequences:
- a CDS encoding NUDIX domain-containing protein: MSETTYFIVAVAVFLFQGNRFLALRRSTSKAVAPGEWEVISGKVEGGELPHEAARRETYEESGMTVALDDRPVTAYQANYGGDPMIVLVYRGKGIDGELRLSNEHQAQAWVTEDEFAQLCSYGELVDAARRAAKLPW; the protein is encoded by the coding sequence ATGTCTGAGACAACTTATTTTATAGTGGCAGTGGCGGTGTTCCTGTTCCAGGGCAACCGTTTTCTTGCGCTACGGCGCAGTACTTCCAAAGCCGTGGCTCCCGGGGAGTGGGAAGTAATTTCTGGTAAAGTTGAGGGAGGCGAGCTACCCCATGAGGCTGCTCGGCGGGAAACCTATGAAGAATCAGGAATGACGGTTGCGTTAGATGACCGGCCTGTTACTGCTTATCAAGCTAATTATGGAGGGGACCCGATGATAGTATTGGTCTATCGTGGAAAGGGAATAGATGGGGAACTTCGCCTTTCTAATGAGCATCAAGCTCAGGCTTGGGTAACGGAGGATGAATTTGCTCAACTGTGCTCCTATGGGGAGCTTGTGGATGCGGCCCGCCGGGCCGCCAAGCTGCCCTGGTAA
- a CDS encoding DUF1244 domain-containing protein — protein sequence MDEKSRLEVEAAVFRRLVEHFQEHTEVQNIDVMNLAGFCRNCLAKWYQAAVEEQGGHLSYDEAREIIYGMPYEEWKAKYQK from the coding sequence ATGGATGAAAAGAGCCGGTTAGAAGTTGAAGCGGCTGTGTTTCGCCGCTTAGTGGAGCATTTTCAGGAACATACCGAGGTTCAGAATATCGATGTGATGAATTTGGCCGGCTTTTGTCGAAATTGCCTTGCAAAATGGTATCAAGCGGCGGTCGAGGAACAGGGTGGACACCTATCTTATGATGAAGCGAGGGAAATTATTTATGGTATGCCTTATGAAGAGTGGAAGGCGAAATATCAAAAATAG
- the pomA gene encoding flagellar motor protein PomA: MDLATLLGLISSFGVVAGAILLGSSVLVFFNPPSLLIVLGGTTAVVLMKFSLSQFLGSFKVAMKAFVYKADKPEEIIKQALEMANTARKDGLLALESWDIKNEFMKKGVTLLVDGHDPEMVRRVLMAELRQTLQRHDLGQKIFRAIGEVAPAMGMIGTLIGLVQMLSSMDDPKKIGPAMAVALLTTLYGAMIANMVALPFADKLALRSNEERLNRSIIIESILSIQQGHNPRVLEELLLTFMPGSKRHNNNGEKKS, from the coding sequence GTGGATTTGGCCACCCTGCTTGGCTTAATTAGTAGCTTTGGGGTTGTGGCTGGAGCCATTTTATTGGGCTCTAGCGTGCTCGTTTTCTTCAATCCGCCCTCTCTTTTGATCGTCTTAGGGGGGACTACAGCTGTAGTGCTCATGAAGTTCTCCCTCAGCCAGTTTTTAGGTTCCTTCAAGGTGGCTATGAAGGCTTTTGTGTATAAGGCTGATAAGCCGGAAGAGATTATTAAACAAGCCTTAGAGATGGCGAATACAGCCCGAAAGGATGGGTTGTTAGCTTTAGAAAGTTGGGATATTAAGAATGAATTCATGAAAAAAGGGGTGACCTTGCTAGTAGATGGTCACGATCCCGAAATGGTGCGCCGGGTGTTGATGGCTGAGCTGCGGCAAACCCTACAGCGTCATGATTTGGGACAGAAAATTTTTAGGGCCATTGGCGAAGTGGCGCCGGCCATGGGTATGATTGGCACTTTGATTGGTCTCGTACAGATGCTTTCTTCTATGGATGACCCAAAAAAAATTGGCCCGGCTATGGCCGTTGCCCTGCTGACCACGCTCTATGGTGCCATGATTGCTAATATGGTGGCGCTGCCGTTCGCCGACAAACTCGCCCTGCGCAGTAATGAAGAACGGCTTAATCGCTCCATAATCATTGAAAGCATCCTGTCGATTCAACAGGGTCACAACCCGCGGGTATTGGAAGAGCTGTTGCTAACCTTTATGCCAGGTTCTAAGCGCCACAATAACAATGGAGAAAAGAAGAGCTGA